In the genome of Pantoea agglomerans, the window CGCGCTGGCGGCGGCGAACTCATAGGAGCTGCGATCGCGCACTTTCAGATAGTGGGACTGGCGCAGCGCCGGCGTTAACGGCAGTTCCACCGCTACGATCATCTCGTCCGGCCCCAGATCGTGCTCCAGATGCGGCGTATCGCCCGGCAGCAGGTAGAATTCATCGATGGGAATGCGGCGTTCGCGCTGGGCGGCGTTGCGTACGATGACGACCGCCTCGAAGGCGGTCAGCGCCACCGCCAGGTCGCCGGGATAAACCGCGATGCAGCTTTCGCTGGTGCCCAGAATGGCGTGGTTGCCGTTGACGCCGCCGCGCGCGGCGCAGCCGGATCCCGGCTGGCGTTTATTGCAGGCTGAAAAGGTATGGGGATCGCGGAAATAGACGCAGCGGGTGCGCTGCAGCAGATTGCCGCCTATCGACGCCATGTTGCGCAGCTGCGGCGACGCCGCCTGCCACAGGCTGTCATAAATCGCGGGCGCGTTCTGCTGGCATTCAGGATGATTCTCAACCTCGCTCATACGCGCCAGCGCGCCGATGCGCAGCGTATCCGCCGTAAAGGCAATTTCGCGCATCTCCGCAAGCTGGTTGATGTCAATGAGCGCGGCGGGCTGTTCGACGTCGCATTTCATCAGATCGATCTGGGTGGTGCCGCCTGCCAGAAAGCGGCTGTCCGCGCGCTGCTTCTGCCGCAGCGCGTCATCGGCATCGCTGACGCCGACGTAGTCGAATGGGTTCATGTCGCCTCCTTGCTAAGGTCGGCGGCCGCCTGCTGGATCGCCTCGACGATATTGGGATAGGCGCCGCAGCGGCAAAGATTGCCGCTCATATATTCACGGATTTCGTCCGCCGAGCCGGCATGCCCCTCGTCGATACAGGCCACGGCCGACATAATCTGCCCTGAGGTGCAGTAGCCGCACTGAAAGGCGTCGTGTTCCAGAAAGCGCGCCTGCACCGGATGCAGGGTGCCGTCGGCCTGCGCCAGGCCTTCGATGGTGGTGACCGACTGGCCGTTAGCCTGGGCCGCCAGCGTCAGGCAGCTCAGCACGCGTTTTCCATTGATGAGCACCGTACAAGCGCCGCACTGTCCCTGATCGCATCCTTTTTTGGTACCGGTAAGCGTCAGGTGCTCGCGCAGCGCGTCAAGCAGGGTGACGCGGGGATCCACCCGCATCGTATGCGGTTGCCCGTTGATCGCCAGCTGCAGTTGTAGATTTTCAGACATAGCTCGTTTCCAGTATTTAACGGGGTTTAAAATGGCGTGTTATGCACGTTATGAGGAAGTCTATTGTGGTGTGCAATCCGTTAAGTCTAGACGGCTAAGCGAAAGCGGGGTTGCCTGTTTCTGGAAATCTGTTGCCTGATTGTCCAGATAGCGATTCAAGGGGATTAAGGCTGGTCATAAAAAAGGAACCGGCCGCGGCGGCGGGTTCCCTGCTGGCGGTACGTTCCGAGACGTCAGGCGATCTCCACGATGGCGTACTCACGGGCAATCGCCACAGTTTCCCGCCCCCACGCCGAGGCTTGGGTTCTGGCCTGATGCATATCGAAGGTTTGCTGGCTGGTGAACCGCTCTTCTACCGACCAGATAAGCGGATCCGCTGTCTCCTTCACTTCGAAGCTAAGGCATCCTGATTCTTCTTTTGTCAGCCGGATGTGCTCGGGAAGATAACGGCGCACCAGCGCCGTCTCTTCCGTGTTTTTACAAATCAATCGGCCGGTAAGCTTAATCATCGTGTTCCCTTCAGTTGCGTCACGTTGCGACTTTTTTACTACGAAAACGTGACGCTGCGCCATCCCGGCGCTCTGTTCAGGGGGCGAATACCGCGCGCACGCAGCCATCTTCTTTATGCTTGAACATCTCATAGCCGCGCGGCGCCTCTTCCAGCGAGAAGCGATGCGTCGCCATAAAGGCGGGATTAAGCTCGTTCTTCGCCACGTGATCCAGCAGCCGATGCATATAGCGCTGGCCGTGCTGCTGCGCGGTGCGGATCGTCAGGCTTTTGTTGATCATCAGCCCCAGCGGGAATTTGTCCATCACGCCGTATACCCCCAGAATCGCGATATTGCCGCCTTTGCGGCAAGCGTAAAGCGCCTGACGCAGCGCGGCGCCGACGTCGGTTTCCAGATGCAGCAGCTGTTTGGTTTTATCATAAACCTGGCTGAGCCCTTCGCCGCGCGCCTCCATGCCGACAGCGTCGATACAGCTGTCCGGGCCGCGACCGCCGGTCAGCTCCAGCAGCGCCTCGTTGATATCGACCTGGGTATAATCGAGCGCTATGCTGCCGGCATAGTCACGCGCCATCGCCAGCCGCTCCGGGTAGCGGTCGATGCCGATAACCTGATGCGCGCCCATTAGCCACGCGCTTTGCTGCGCCATCAGGCCTACGCCGCCGCAGCCCCACACCACAACGGTGTCGCCGGGATGAATATTGCAAAAATCCGCGCCCATGTAGCCTGTCGGCGCCGCGTCGGAGAGAAACAGCGCCTGCTCGTCGCTTACTCCTT includes:
- a CDS encoding (2Fe-2S)-binding protein codes for the protein MSENLQLQLAINGQPHTMRVDPRVTLLDALREHLTLTGTKKGCDQGQCGACTVLINGKRVLSCLTLAAQANGQSVTTIEGLAQADGTLHPVQARFLEHDAFQCGYCTSGQIMSAVACIDEGHAGSADEIREYMSGNLCRCGAYPNIVEAIQQAAADLSKEAT
- a CDS encoding putative quinol monooxygenase — encoded protein: MIKLTGRLICKNTEETALVRRYLPEHIRLTKEESGCLSFEVKETADPLIWSVEERFTSQQTFDMHQARTQASAWGRETVAIAREYAIVEIA
- a CDS encoding zinc-dependent alcohol dehydrogenase translates to MRALCWNGVNDLSVETVADPGLLNPHDAIIRVRLTTTCGSDLHVIDGLIPSMREGDILGHEFMGEVVEVGSAVKNIRRGDRVVVPSFISCGSCWYCQHQLPSCCDNTNPQWEKGETVLGHPTGGIYAYSHTFGGYAGSHAEYVRVPFADNDCFVVPEGVSDEQALFLSDAAPTGYMGADFCNIHPGDTVVVWGCGGVGLMAQQSAWLMGAHQVIGIDRYPERLAMARDYAGSIALDYTQVDINEALLELTGGRGPDSCIDAVGMEARGEGLSQVYDKTKQLLHLETDVGAALRQALYACRKGGNIAILGVYGVMDKFPLGLMINKSLTIRTAQQHGQRYMHRLLDHVAKNELNPAFMATHRFSLEEAPRGYEMFKHKEDGCVRAVFAP
- a CDS encoding FAD binding domain-containing protein; the encoded protein is MNPFDYVGVSDADDALRQKQRADSRFLAGGTTQIDLMKCDVEQPAALIDINQLAEMREIAFTADTLRIGALARMSEVENHPECQQNAPAIYDSLWQAASPQLRNMASIGGNLLQRTRCVYFRDPHTFSACNKRQPGSGCAARGGVNGNHAILGTSESCIAVYPGDLAVALTAFEAVVIVRNAAQRERRIPIDEFYLLPGDTPHLEHDLGPDEMIVAVELPLTPALRQSHYLKVRDRSSYEFAAASAAVGIELDGDRIRDLRIAVGGVATKPWRARHVEGALRGQPFNEQTLRRAAELVVQDAELLPQNQHKKLLAPRAIARALMKAGGMA